A DNA window from Bacillus sp. BGMRC 2118 contains the following coding sequences:
- a CDS encoding MBL fold metallo-hydrolase: protein MSFHFSVLSSGSTGNAIYVGTDKMKLLVDAGHSGKQMELLFNQVNVNPKELSGILVTHEHSDHIKGVGILSRKYNIPIYANSKTWKAMEHLIGEIPSDQRFTFETGQVLSFMDIEVESFGVSHDAAEPMFYVFHHEGKKLVTITDTGYVSDRMKGIIRNADVYVFESNHDVEMLRMGRYPWNIKRRILSDVGHVSNEDAALALADVIGDRTKSVFLAHLSQDNNMKELAKMSVQQTLESKDIEVGNRFKLFDTDPKNATAITAV from the coding sequence ATGAGTTTTCATTTTAGTGTACTGTCGAGCGGCAGTACAGGAAATGCGATATATGTAGGAACAGATAAAATGAAGCTACTTGTCGACGCAGGTCATAGCGGGAAGCAAATGGAACTGTTATTTAATCAGGTGAACGTCAATCCAAAAGAGCTTTCAGGGATACTCGTTACACATGAGCATAGTGACCATATTAAAGGGGTAGGAATTCTATCACGTAAATATAATATTCCTATATATGCAAACAGTAAAACGTGGAAAGCAATGGAACATTTAATTGGGGAAATTCCATCTGACCAACGTTTTACGTTTGAGACAGGACAAGTCCTTTCCTTTATGGATATTGAGGTAGAGTCTTTTGGTGTATCACATGATGCAGCTGAGCCGATGTTTTATGTGTTTCATCATGAAGGGAAGAAGCTTGTCACGATTACAGATACAGGATATGTAAGTGATCGGATGAAAGGAATTATCCGTAATGCAGATGTGTATGTATTCGAAAGTAATCATGATGTAGAGATGCTTCGAATGGGACGATATCCGTGGAATATTAAAAGACGTATTTTAAGTGATGTCGGTCATGTCTCGAATGAGGATGCAGCACTTGCACTAGCTGATGTTATTGGGGACAGAACAAAAAGTGTGTTTCTTGCTCATTTAAGCCAAGATAATAACATGAAGGAATTAGCGAAAATGTCCGTACAGCAAACACTGGAATCAAAGGATATTGAAGTAGGAAATCGCTTTAAGCTTTTTGATACAGATCCTAAAAATGCAACAGCAATCACTGCTGTATGA